acggcacccattcactgcaaaagaTCCTCTTGTGAGCAGgtgatgcaatgctgaatttctccAGACCTGGGGGTAAAATTAAAgctcattttccaaaaaaaacaaaacatttttattgttctcaCCATCATGTAATTTCAAACCAGCATACAATGTAAATGAGCGtgcattgatatattttaaaagttaattttttataatacaggATCCGTTGAATTAAAAAGCGCAAAGTAGATTTAAtgaagacaaacatttttattgtttatttgaaaagatCTGCGTGAGACAAAATAGAAATCTCCTGTGGTTTTTTGTAAATGGTTTACATAATACACTtacattatgaaattatttactCCATATTAATTCATCTCATTAAGACTGACGAGACTTCATGTAATGCAAATACACTGCGATAATGCCTATGACATTAAAGTACATTATATTCCACGTTTTGACAACATTTAACTTTTTCGAGCAATGCTCCTATCCACCTGGACCTGAACGACGTCACACAACACAGTATGGAATAATTgctaaatgtattcaaaataacCAAGATTCTTCTTCAAtgtgaaacaaactaaaaacatcaGTTCACATAAAGTGGATATATTATTCCTTGCATAGATagatatgacattttaaaacatttcagaaacaacaacaatggGCCTTTCAACAATTTACACAAGCCACATACGTCACAAAAATCACAGTGGAAAACGCACACATATTTCTAGAAATCACACTTCTGCCAAAGCTATTCAGTGCCTGCTGAGCTCAAATTCCCCCATATAGTATACcaaatcatatcatatattaCTGCATGTTCCTATTTTTAGGAGCTCTTGGAACCGTTTCTATCGGGCAAAAGTTAGTTTCTGTTTGTTGAATTAAGGCAATGTTTGGGTTGCACCACCGAAATGAGGACGAAGTCAGGAACTCCAAGACTACAACACTTTCGCATCACAAACAGCACAAAATACAGAGAGTTTTCGACAGATGAATCATCTCCCATGATGCATGACGTATAAGCACAGTGCTGAGAGGTTATTTTGTGGTTGTTTTAAGGCTGTTTCAGGTCAGTATTTGAGTCAACGGTGTGTTGAATCAGAGGCTAGAGGGCAGTGAAGACTGTTCCTGAGCTTGTGCATTTCATCAGGATCTGAACTGTGCAGACATACACTAGAGGTAGAActatatagtattttaaaattctaGGAATAGAAATTCTTCCCTACATACCGTGGATTTTCAGTACAAAACAAACctgatttgaattattattagaaaatgtaaaaagcaataTCGATTATAATCTTTAGATGtagattacaaataaaaaactaaaatgagcttttttacatttttaagcgGGCAGATTTAAagaatacacacatacacaactgttttaaagggaaaaaatactgtaaaaatatataattagatcaatgtaaaataatcattttctatcgtaatatatatattttttatttatttcttttcaattaatttatagTTTAGTGATTATATATGGTAATCTGCTCCTGTGatgtcaaattcaaattttactCTTTTGTCAGTGTCCCATGAccattcagaaatatatattaatcaacgtggattttttaaattaggcTCATTATAccggtttttacatttttgaatccattcagccaatctccgggtctggcggtagcacttttagcatagcttagcacagatcattgaatccaattagaccagtagcatcacgttcaaaaatgaccaaagagtttcaatatttttcctatttaaaccTTGACTCTTCTGTGGTTATATATAGTACTACGACCGGTGGGAAATGAAAAGTTTCAGTTGtctaggccgatatgattaggaactatactctcagtCTGGAGTAATAATCAAGAAAGTTTGCATTGATACCACGAGGCacctgtggaaaatagtccccagcttgcCAGACATAGAATAAGTATAGTTCCTGGTCAtatcatattttcaaaaaaacatggaaTGTTCCTTTTAAATTTGTTCTAagacaagaatgcattttgtttcaggttttaggacaactttgtagtttttgatccacttataattaatatatatttatatattttttacatttgaatggtaTTGTTACATAGGATGTACATATAGTGTCTCTTTTAAGACAATTTTAGTAAATttttggctctttttttttttaactattcagTTAGAAAGTCCTGTGgtgttacaaatatatatatatatatatatatatatatatatatatatatatatatatatatatatatatatatatatatatatatataaaaattaaataatggcCATAAAACTCCATTCTATTTAATCAAGAATCTGAAAAATGTTGAAGTTACACATTTAGATCAAAGTACAGCACACGACAAATATGTCTGCTATCGGAGTGTCAGAGTGACTGTTAAGAGGAAGCTTACTTGTATGCTTTTCTGATAGCATTAGCGGCTAGTATTTCTCTACAAGTGGTCATGAAGGCCTGCTGTTTTTCATAATATGCAGCCTCATTAATAAACGTGGGGTACACTGTGTTGGCACCTTCATAAAGGACTGTTCTCCCATCGAACGTTAGGAACATAGGGTCACCCCGGTTCAAAGGCTCCCAGTCACAGTCctaaacagaaagagaaagaagagggAATGGAACAGGACCGTTATTGTGGAAAATAAGCGAAGCCtggaagtcaaaacaagcccagcAAACATCTGAGTCACAGGACACATTTTCTTACATGTGTTTCCTCCTCCCCGTATCCCCGCTGTAAAGAGCAACGCTTTTATTCGCCGCTCGAGGGTATATGCTTTGCTTTGAAAAGAAACACAATTCTCTATGCATTTACTAGCTGGCCCTTTTATATACCTGTAGGTGAGGATGCACCATAGCCGTGATGTTGCCGTTGGCGTCTCTGGGGTAGTCCATTCTCTCCTGGACTCTGAAAACATCCACTGTACATGGAGGAAACTCTACACCTacgacagtaaaaaaaaatggaaaattagttggaaagaaaaaaaaaaaaaaaaaagatttgactttgtctgttaaaggaatagttcagtcAGAAATCTAATTTTCCTTAAATGTATGCACCCCtaggtcatccaagatgtagatgagtttctttcttcatggaaacagatttggagaaatgtagcgttATATTGCCTTCTCACTAATGGTTCCTctgatgtgaatgggtgccgtcagaatgagagtccaaacagctgataataaCATCACAATGATCCACACGAAATTCACAGTCCATCCATCaattaacaaacaaagagtATTTTCATTACTCTGGTCAAAATCAGACTTattaatccataataatgcttcctgtAATGAAAAGTCCATTCCTTGTGGTCCTCTCACATAAAAATCTCACATTTGTGACAACTGTTTTAGACTGTTTTTGGCCATAAGTGACAGCAATACTTGTGGATGATTGTGATGTTATTATCAGCAGTTTGAACTCTCTttatgacggcacccattcactgcagatccacaagctcatctacattttggatggtctgaggatgagtacattttcagaaaatttctcattttaattttgagaaaaaaaaaaaaaaaaaaataggtaagttattttaagtattaatcAGTGGCTTTTATAAAGATTCATTACATAGTTAAATGTAGAAACATGTTTATAATGCTTAGGTGATGCTGTATTTTTCAGCTTTGGTTCTTTCGGTGGGAGTGGAATCAAGCTGGCTTAGAAATGTTATAACAGCAAGATCTTTTGTAAACAAGCAGACCGCTCCATTCAAGAGAGAAGCCAGTTCCCAGTATTTTTCCatccttaataaaaatatgttaataagtTGGACAGTCacagttaataatatttatgaaatggacattcactaaaaatataattgtacaCGCTGCTACAAAGGTTTGGCACTCCTCACATCTTCCTTCACATTATTACTACTATCTATGAAAAACCAACATGTTTCATATATAAGTTAATTGGAACATCTAAAATGACAATATGTTGTTTTACAGCCCCACAACACCTTTAAAAGAGAGACACATGGTGAAATGATCCtcgtgttttcatttttctttacacacatttttaatgagttTATCTTTGGATATGCTGTTTCATTTGTATAGTTGTTTTGCTTTGTCGAActgtaaacatgacaaaaatatgaACCCTGCCTTATTTTTGTAGTGGTACAAGccattcattatattattttatatgctgtttttatatgCTGTTCAAACATTTGGGGACATTATGCATTTTCCACACTATTACTCAAAATGGACGTATAAATTAACCAAAAGTGACagacatttagaaataaataaatatatatatatatatatataaataaatatatatatatatatatatatatatatatatatatatatatatatatatatatatatatatatatatatatatatatatatatatatatatatatataattattatttatatatataaatactttttttaaatgcatcagtttAAAGTATTAAGATGCACAACATAgatcataatattaaaatacaaatatttttaacagcGATGTTCACAAATgtactgttaaataaatgcagcttttgtggGCATATAAGACAAGCCATGTACACAAGTTATGAAAAGATGaacttttgcattaaaaaaaaaaaggtttatgttCCAAATCCCTTAAAAGTGCACTATGAGTaacattaaatgtctttttaaaacagttggTTTACTCTGCTGTTAGCCTGAGTTCATAACAGATGCCTCCAGCGTCATTTCTATCCCCGAGTCCTCTAATTAATAGTTTCCATTATGTCAGATGTGTTTTGCTTGTTACGTTGTGGTCTAAACAAGGTTCCACACCGGCAAACGGAAAGCACGTCTGAGCGCTCACAATGAGACATTCATCCACAACAATGCAGCCCCTCCACACAGCATGACACTACAAAACCCAGCAAGCTACCAATGACATGGAAACTAACCAACTAGCAAACAAGCATTCAAGTCACAAAACAGCAAAACCAGAAGAGAAAGCAGCCGCGCTCGCACCAGCTCAGTGTGAGGTATGAAGAAATGTCCGTGTCAGGCCGAAAGGACACGTGACTGCCTTCTTTAAATGtgtccacaaaaaaaaagaggaagataAACGCTTGAAGAAGAAGTCTATACTTCAAACCGGCCTGAAATGCCGAGGTCAGAcagttcatatttaaataagtgCTTGCTGACTCAATGACCTGAGAGCATAACCGTTTGTCTTGAAATGTCACACACTATCCTGGATGAGAAACGCATGACCACGGGGGGGAAAGTAAGTTATGTAAACATGAAGCATCTATAAATGATACGAGAAACACGatattcaaatgcattattGTAAACGGATGTGCATTTTGTCATATCTGAAAAATATTGTGGATCCATACTGTCCCTGCACATTCACTATTGGTTTATATTAGATAATAATATGGGGAATAATCTGATACTGAATACTGGAGTAACGGCTGTTGAGAATCACGGGTACAAATGAcctttctgaaaatgtaaaagttattttaaaattgtaacattcattatattagttttattatattttatatattttatataatgaatgcaaactgcaAGCATAAGAAACCTCTTTCAAAAAcggcattttaatatatacaaaatgttaaataattatttaaacggtaatatacaaaatatagcTGGCTTTCATGGATGCCCGTTTCCTctgcataataaaacataagtaCTTGCTTATCTCACGATTATCTTTTTTTCCCATGCAActctgagggggaaaaaaaagtcagaatggtgacaaaaattatataaacttgCACTTCAGAAAAGAACTGAATTTGAATTGTGAGCTATAGACCTAATCTTGAAGTcgtgacattaaaaaaacaacaacacttttTTCGCATTTTTGAGAATTATGAGATACGAAGGCTTCCATAATTTTACTCTAttgtttatcaaataaatgcagccaaacCTTTGGCCAGTGAGTACATGTCTAAGTGTGTTCATATGTAGTACAGCTAGCCGTTCGTCTTGAAATGTCACGCACTGTCCTGGCAGAGAAACAGATGGCCGCAGGGGGAAGAAAGTTACGTAAACGCGAAGCCTCTATAAACAACGTATCATTAAAACAGCGTTATTTCTCATCTAAttgagtgacacacacacacaacattatggCTCCATACCCTAACTTTCAATACTATCAGACGTGATCGCCACTGGtttaatattagaaaataatgcTATTGCATAAGAAATATAGAAACTAATCGTATTGTGGCCACCTCGGTTGGCTTTATAATCCCTTTGTAGAAACACATTCCAGATTCAATGCAGCGAGCGTGCTGATCTCTGCTTAACCTCCAGTGACCTCACCACTATTGAAGAGCTCGATGAAGTCCAGTGCATGCTTCAGTATCGTCCTCATGGATTCAAACACATTGCTCCTCAAAACACCCTGTGGCTGAGGGCCAACCTCAAGAcctgcaacacaaacacatctaaGTCACTGGTTCCCACGGGGCtgttaaatacattcattaaaacagGCGCAACTGCTACTGGTGTTGGGTTTCcactattatataaaacaaggaGTCTCGTCAATGACACAGAATGAGGCTGTGGACGCTTTCAGGGTAACTAAACCTTTCATATTACTCCTTACTATTCCTCTTCTTTGCAGCTCGCTGGCTTACAGATGTAATATTAAACTTGATTTAAGATCAGGTTTGACCTGCTTGGTACTCACCTATAGGGTGTTTGGCCACAGAGCGCGTGGTTGAATACTTCAGCTGCGGGTGTTCGTTTACCAGTACTGAGCAGGTGTGGGGAGCCATAGCTTTCTGTAGGGTGAAAATGGCTTTTTTGACGCACTTTAAAACATCAAAGATTGAAGACGTTCAgatttcttatgctcaccaaggctgtagtTATTTAATgggaaatacagtaaaaacggcACTACTGTGATGCATCATTGCAATTTAAAggcgtcacgtgatccttcagaaagcgTTATAGCATTCTGacttgatgctcaagaaacatttattttaaaaattcattttgcatATCTTTACAGTCAAGTTTGACCGgtttaatgcacccttgctgaataaaagcaggAAAAAATTATTACCCTTAAGTTTTGAACAGCAGCGTAGGTGCAGAgggtaaataattattttaatgacactGTATAGTTTAACTGGATCTACTCTCTTACTTTAATATAATGCACCATCTGCAGGTTGAAGAGGTCTGTTGAGCTTTCCAGGATGAGGGTGGAGCCCATGTTTGAGGTGGTGTTGTGAAGGTCAAAGATGACGTCATATGCATCCGAGCTTCCTTTGGGTCCGAACAGCCGATTAATTTCCTTGGCCCTCTGGACTTCATACGGCAGGCCTTCGACGTCCAGAGCGCTGTGGGGGGAGAAATCCTTatcaatgttaattttaaaaatttatacaATAACTGTaaacaagaaataacaaaaacgATTAATACTACATAGGAAACACATTAAATTAGTGACTTAAATGGACATGCATTAGTAATATATAAAGACACCTAGAAGTTCAGACCTTTCCAAGACTTTgtcctaatttaaaaaaaaaaaaaagcatgcaggGACTGGTGTTAAAAATCCCTTGAATAACAGATGGGGCAGGCGAACCATTAACTCTTTTAACAGATCAGTGGATGACGAAAAGATCAGCTATTACTCAAACAATAACTTATTTAAACTCGAAACATGCTCTAAACCGATTAGAAATATTCCAGAAGAGTTCTTCGTCATCAGCAGGAATAAAACAGTTAAGAGAAACAACACGAACGCAAAGCAAGGGatgactgaaaaataaagctcTGACAGTTTCATTAGGCTTTCCAGCTGGTCtacaaacaatttaataaataaacaatcagCTGTGGACATCTGTCGGGATGTACTGTGTGTTTTGTAACCTCTCTGAGTACATTACATGATGTCTCACCTAGCtttgatgttttaatttgcaaaccttgtttttcatttaaacagcCTATTCTCAATGAAAAAcgatttccaaaagaaatggaaatataaCAGAGCGAcaatttatattagaaaaaacATAAAGCAAAGCATCAAAATCCCTGTTTAACGTGACATAAAAGCAGGGCTGGGGGAGATTGATtgagtttagcttcaaccctGAGCTCAGGCCCTTCAGGATCCACGTTTCCCACCCCGAgcaaattctgtttattttaatatctgtatGCAAAAAGTAGGTTCTTTGTAAGTTGATGTTTTGGTACGCTGTAGTGCCAATCATTTCTCCAATAGGCAGTGTTTTCAACTTAACGGCTCTCTTGAACTGTgttcatgcatgtttttattctattctatatctATTCTGCTCTAATTACGTCCTCTGAACTAAAATCACATTCTCCGTATTAACTGTTTGGATGGTTTAATTGACCAGAAAGCCAATAACAAGCTGTTAAACTGTGACAGgaggtcatttttaaaaaggttgaaTAACCAGTTAGGTGTAGACTTCTGTAGACTCCAGAATGAAAGACTTTAAAGCTTTAGCGTGTGCAACACTGACAGCGAAGGCGCATTTATAAAACTGACATGCCACAAACAGGTAACGTTACGCGGATACTGAAACGTCCTCCATTAGTCAGTCGCACAAACAATTGTTGCGCGGTTGTTCAGGACGCCACGCAGCAGGATCTTTTCGTGACCCAAATCACGCTTCGCTCACGTTTCTCAACGGTCCTGCCATGAGGGGCTCCGATCAGCTGACCGCTCGCTCCGCTGATACATTACCGCTCGACTCGGCGACGTTGCGTCTGTGACCGTTTACAAAAGGACGCGTTCCTTCGTCGTTAAACGACCGGACCGAGCCCAGCGCGTCAGCTGAACGCGGCGTTCAAACGAGGCGCGAGACGCAAAACACAGAGGCACGCCGGCGGCGGAAAACGTCGACCTGACGTATGCGCGACAACAATAAACACCGCGGACGGAGAGCGATAGTAAACCTCCAAAACACGAGAGCGGGAAAGTTTTGCGTCGCTCTCTTTCATGAGAGCGATTCCGCGTAAAGTTCCAAGCACGCGCGGACGAGCGCGGAAAACGAGGCGTTCTGCAAGGTGTTTGTTTACCTGAGGTTCTCGGGCGTAAAGGCTCGGTTCAGGTCCGTGTCGATGTACCTGGTGCATTTCTCCACCGCTCTCGGGTTGCTTATGAACGGCTTGATCGCCAGACCGTTCCTCTCGATCTCGGCTGAATTCCGCATCCACATATTCGCCAGCGTCACGCCAGACATCTCGTTCCCGTGCGTGCCTCCAAAAATAGCCACTCGTTTGGCTTCTTGTAAACACGAACAATTTGTTCGCGAACTCATGGCGAGAGCTGCACGGACGCGCGCGGCACACGAGAGACGAGAGCGCAAAGTTTCCGCTCAACTGCTGCTTCCTCGGTCACCGGTTGCGATCCGACTGCTGTTATATAATGCTTATTTGAAGGCTAAGCTCGGGGCATAACCGCGTCCGTGTGTCATCTAGTGTACGTTTAACGCGCGCGGGGCGGGTTTCGCAATCTCGTCGTGGCTTATCGAGCGATTAGGTGTCGGTCGTGCTCATGTCACAGGGAATAtcgcgtgaaaaaaaaaaaaaaaaaaatcaataataaaccCGAGCAGGTGACCCATGCACCTACGCAAACTAAACATTGTGGGTCGGccgaaaataaaaaagggattAAAACAGAACATTACTGAATACAGAGaacatttataacaattatttcTATTTGAAGGCTTTTGATTGTGAAATCATGCAATTTATGAATCAATTTAAAATCATGAGTGTGATCTAGCATTTAGATCAGTTTTCAAGCAAGCCtttatgaaatgttaatatatggataaaaataatatatagctATCCCAATTAAAATGGCCATTAAATACATTCTACTTTATTGAAACGCAAGTTATTCTGATAAATGTTAGTAACCAAACTGTTATGGCGCCCAACGATTTTCATTTTGAGACGGAAGACAAGACAGTATCCACACATAAAAGATATTCGCCGAAGCAAAATATTAAGATTCAGCttttgatgaagaaaaataaaacacagatcagGTGTATTTATCACACAGAGAATGCCTGGTATGTTTTATTTGGCTGAAGCAGACTAAGTGTTCACAATGCAGATGTATAAAGTACGTCAGAATTATATTGCCTCTGTATAAATAAACTCTtctgacagtaataatgttACAGTGCTCTAGGAGAGACCGTTTAATTTGGCTGTACaatgattgaaataaaatgtacatgttttattaaaaaaataaagccactGTCACAAGAATGTTGATCATCTGCACGTCAACAAAACAAGTAACTATAAATATGTACAGGTGTAGCATTTCACAAAACGCTTCGTTAAAAATACGTTTAGTCACAGCTTTTAGAAACAAGCTTTATCTTTTGAACCGGTTTCTTCCTCGCCTTATTATCACCTCCTGCCCACGCTTTTCTATTGTGGACCGAAGAGTTTTAACTATTAacgaaatagttcacccaaaaactctttcatcatttactcgagCAGTTCCAAACCGAGTAAATGCTAAGGGGTTCGGAACTACTCGaggaaatgatgaaagaattcTCATTgatgggtgaactactcctttaagtaCACATGAACTTTCCTCTCTTCATCAGATGATTATCTTTAGGTTAATCTTTTCAcgtgttttgtgtgtgaatgaacaGAATCTTTTGGGTGGGTCTTCTTCATGTACTGCTGCAGCTGAGTCATTGTTATAAGACCgtgatattttcagttttcttcttcctcttcttttttttctttctaatatCTTCAGAATCCCCCAGTGAGATAATAACGTGGGCCTGTCTGTCTGCATTGTGCTGTATGATTGAGTCAGTCCTGGTTGTCTGTATGGTTTCTGCTTGAGCACTATTCTCCGGTACGTGATTTATGCTTTCAATAATTtccttgtttttcctttttttggacTTCTTCGTAATCGACTCGAGTGATTTCAACACCGGGCTCTGAGACTTTTCAAACAGCGCTGTGTGATCAGAACTTTCCAAAATCAATTCACCTGCATTTGTCACGTGATCAgagtttcttttcttcttcctcttcctctcaggTACAACACTTTCCTGCATTTGTGCATCAGAAGAGCTGAACTCAGAACCGTTATTAACAGACAAACTCGAGCGTTTCCTCTTCTTCTTGTGTTTAGGGTCATTTATTTCAGCTTGCGTATGTTCAAGAACATCACTTAGTCTTTCTTCTGCCGTCTCTTGAGTGGTTGATCTATCAGTGACATTATGAacctgagatactgaatttacATCCAGAGCAAAGTCATACTGAGATTCCTCACTggcattcttcttcttcttcttcttctttttcttcttcactgaTTTTAATCCTGAGATTTCCTCTGACGTCTGTATGTGCTCAGGTTGTTCGGTCTCAAGAGCTTCACAAGTTTCATTTGACAAGATTTCTGTACGACTGTTATCTTCTGTCTTTGTCCTCTCTTTgtctttcctcttcttttttgttcttttgagtGTCATCTCTGTAGTTTGTGACTCACTGAACCGATCCATCTCAACTGAATGAGCACTGTCCGCTCTATGAGAATCTGCACCAGACTCTACTTCCTCCTGCACTTTTAACTTGtgccttttcttctttttctgtttactGGTAAACAAGCTGTCTGAAAGGACAGGTGAGTTCATTTCTTCCACACGTTCGGCTGTGTTTTCTGACTGCAGGTCTGACACAGCGTTTTCCAGTCCAACGATGCCATCAGCTTGAGCTGAAGAACTTGAAATCTGACTTTTCTTTTTGCGTTTGGCCACCTTTAACGTATCTACTGAATTACCTTCCAAATGTTCCACTGCACTGTCAGTGCTTGGCCTTTCAATCATCTTTTGTCCCATCAGCCCAGAGACAACATCAAGCTGAGATGCAGAATCATACTGAGGTTTCTCACTTctatcctttt
This genomic interval from Puntigrus tetrazona isolate hp1 chromosome 5, ASM1883169v1, whole genome shotgun sequence contains the following:
- the aspa gene encoding aspartoacylase; translation: MSSRTNCSCLQEAKRVAIFGGTHGNEMSGVTLANMWMRNSAEIERNGLAIKPFISNPRAVEKCTRYIDTDLNRAFTPENLSALDVEGLPYEVQRAKEINRLFGPKGSSDAYDVIFDLHNTTSNMGSTLILESSTDLFNLQMVHYIKKAMAPHTCSVLVNEHPQLKYSTTRSVAKHPIGLEVGPQPQGVLRSNVFESMRTILKHALDFIELFNSGVEFPPCTVDVFRVQERMDYPRDANGNITAMVHPHLQDCDWEPLNRGDPMFLTFDGRTVLYEGANTVYPTFINEAAYYEKQQAFMTTCREILAANAIRKAYK